The Burkholderia ambifaria AMMD genome contains the following window.
CTGTGTCTCACGCAAGGCGACGAGGCCGCGCCGATCACCGCGGGCGTTGCCGCGTTGAAGGGGCAATGGACGACGTCGTGGAATCTCGTGTCGGCCGGGTCGATTCTCGCCGCATTGCCGTCGGTCGCGATGTTCTTCGCGATGCAGAAGCATTTTGTCGCGGGGCTGACGTTCGGGGCGACGAAAGGGTGAGCCGACGCTAATCGCTGATTGCAGATTCTGATCTCCTCCTCTTTCATCGAGAGGTTGCCCGCTTCGGCGGGCTTTTTTTGGGTTCCGTTTCCGGTGTGACGGTGCGGTGAATAGAGCGGCCATTCTCCGCATAATTTGCGGTGAATATTGAATCGTGCGGCGAATCGGTGGGATAATCTCCGCATCATGAGCGGAGATTACACTTTCATCTGGGAGTCGGCCGACTGGCCTGCATGGCGCTTCGACCTCCCGACACTCGCCGCGCCACTCGCCGACGTCAGCCGTGCGCAAGGCATGCTGGTCGGGCGACTGACGGATATCGGCTTGTCGCTGCGCGCCGAGGCCAGCCTGGCCGCGCTGACGGAGGACGTCGTCAAGACCAGTGCCATCGAGGGCGAAAGCCTGAACGTCGCATCGGTTCGATCGTCGATTGCGCGCCGGCTGGGTGTCGATATCGGTGCGCTGGCGCCAGTCGATCGCCACGTCGAGGGCGTGGTCGACATGGTGCTGGATGCGACGACCCATTCGGCGGCGCCGGTCACCGAAAGCCGCTTGTGCGGGTGGCATGCCGCCCTTTTCCCGACCGGCTATTCGGGAATGTCGCGCATCACGGTCGGCGCATGGCGTACGGACGCGAGCGGCCCGATGCAGGTGGTGTCCGGGCCGATCGGCCGGCAGCGCGTGCATTTCGAAGCACCGCCCGCCTCGCGCCTGACCGGCGAGATCCACCGCTTTCTCGCATGGCTCAATGCGTCGCCGGCCGAGCCTTTGCTGATCCGGGCCGGCCTGGCCCACCTGTGGTTCGTCACGCTCCACCCGTTCGACGACGGCAACGGCCGTATCGCGCGCGCGCTCGGGGATCTGGTGCTGGCGCGCGCCGACGGGAGCCCACAACGTTTCTATAGCCTGTCGGCGCAAATCCAGCGCGAACGCAACGCGTACTACGACGTGCTGGAGCGTACGCAGCGCGGTTCGCTCGACGTCACCGAATGGCTCGCGTGGTTTCTGAACACCCTGGGGCGGGCCGTCGATCACGCGCACACGACGCTCAATGCGGTCCTGGTCAAGGCGCGCTTCTGGCAACGATATGCGGGCCTCGCGATGAACGAACGCCAGGCCAAGGTCATGAACCGCTTGCTCGACGGCTTCGAAGGAAAGATGACGACCACCAAATGGGCAGCCCTCGCAAAGTGCTCGCAAGATACGGCGCTGCGCGATATCGGCGAACTCGTGTCGCACGGTGTGCTGCGTCGTTCGTCGTCCGGCGGCCGGAGCACGAGTTACGAGCTGGCGCCGTTCGACGGCTGACGCCATCGCCGGCAAGCGTAGCCGGACTGCCGTCGTGGTTTCCCGCCTTTCGGCTCTCCCGCCGAGTCGGACGCCGGATGTCTCGCAGGGCCGACTATGCGTCGCCCGCCCCACCCTCCCTCAACCGCGCATCCACCGCACCGATGTTCTTCTCATGCGCGACCAGCATCAACGACAGCGCGTGATGGATGTCCGGATCCGCGAGCGTCGGCAGCAGCGCCCGCAGCTTGCGCACGACCCATCGCTGGCCGCGGTTCAAAAACGTTATCCGCTCGGCTAAGTCGTCGATCGCCATCGCCTTTTCATAGAACGACCCGGTCGCGCGCGTCGGCGTCGCGCCGAGCGTGCGGATCGCATCGACCAGCACGCTGCACCAGTGCGCTTCGTCCTGGCGAATATGCGCGATCAGCCGACGCAGTTCGGGATCGTCATGGACCTCGGCCGCCGTCTCCGACGCGACGCGGGCTCCCGCGCGCTCCGCCTCCAGCAATTCATCGAGCGCCGCGAGCAAGGCCGCCCGGTTTTCATCCGTGTCGTCTGCCGATGAAGCCGCGTTTTTCTCGACGATCGCCGCCGCATCGAGCACGATCCGGCGCAGCACGTCGCCGGCCGATTCGATCGCGCCGATCCTTCCGGCACCCGTGCCCGCATACAGCGCCATCGCCTCGAAATCGCCCGTCATCGTGCGCAGCGGCGAATCGGTGCTGAACAGGTAGATCGGCCGCCCTTCCTCGTCACCGATCACGACGCGCTCGTCGCCGAACGGATCGCCCCGCTCGCCGCGCGTCACGCTCGACGGCAGCACCCGAACCCGCGCACCGCGCGGCCAGTTGATGTGAAAGATATCGGTCAACAGCGTATCGCCGTCGCGCGCATCGACGATCCGCTGCTGGTGGTACGCATGCGCGAACGACTCGTGCGTCGCGATGAAGGCCGTGCCCATCACCGCGCCCTGCGCGCCGAGCGCCATCGCGGCGGCCACGTCCGCGCCGTCGACGATCCCGCCTGCCGCGAGCACCGGCAAGCGCGTCGCGCGCACCACGTCGGGCAGCAACTCGGCCAGAGGCCGATCGCCACGCACATGGCCGCCGGCCTCATGCCCCTGAACGATCAGCACCTGTGCACCCGCGGCCTCGGCCGCACGCGCATCGTCGAGCGACCCGACCTGATGAACCACCCGCACGCCCGCGTCGCGCAGACGCCGCACGACGCCCGGCATCACGTCCCAGAACAGCGCGACGACGGGCACACGCAACGCGATACACGCGTCGAGCTGGGCATCGAGCAATTCGGGTGGCGTCGACGCGGGAATCAGGTTGATGCCGAACGGCCGGTCGGTGGCCGCGCGCACCTGTTCGACCTCGCGCCGGATCAGCGCGACCGGCTCGCGCACCATCCCGAGAAAGCCGAACCCGCCGGCCGCGCTTACGGAGCTCGCGAGCTCCGCCCGCGCGACGCCGCCCATGCCGGCGAGCACGATCGGCCACGCACAGCCGAGCAGGTCACAGACGGGGCGATTCAGGATCTGGACGGCGCGAGCCGCGGGCCCGTCGTCACGCATTGGAATCGACATGCAGCGTCCTCCTTCAAGGATCGGCGGCGCGTCACGGTCAACCGCCAGCGCGCGTGTCGCGCGAAGGCGAAACGGGTCGTGTCGGGCCACGCATCGAATGGATCACATTGTGACATATTCGATCGCGGGACCGCACCGCTAGCCCGATTTGCTTGATACACGTCATGGCGCCAATGCCCGCTCCGCTCATCCGGCTCAGGTCCACCCTTCGAGCCGCAACGTCGACCGCACAAGCCGCTGCTCCTCTTGCTCGATCTCGCGCAGATAGTCGACGCACTGCCGGATATGCTCGCTCGCGGCCTTGCGGGCTTGATCAGGCAGCCGCCCTGTCACCGCGTTATAAAGCCGCGCATGCTGCCGGTCGATCTGCTTCTTCAACGGCTCGCGGTGATAGAGGTTATTCACCGACGCGAACACGGAACTGAGCAGCAGATCGGTCAGCGACTGCAGCGTATTCACAAGCACCGGATTGTGCGACGCCTCGCAGATCGCGAGATGGAACGCATGGTCGAGCTTCGCCCGCGCGGCGGGATCGAGATCCTGCGCATCGGCCGCCGTCATTTCCTCATAGCGACGCTTGATCAGGATGAAATCGGCCGGCGTACCGCGCAGCGCCGCGAGCCGTGCGGCTTCGGTCTCGAGCATCCCGCGCACCTCGAACAGGTCGTACAGCGTGCGCGGCTGCGAGCCGAGCAAATGCATCATCGGCGAGACTTCGCGCTGCGGGGTCAGGCTCGCGACGAACGAACCCTTGCCGTGCGTCGTGTCGATGATCCCGCGCGCACGTAGCAGCTTCATCCCTTCGCGCACGGCCGTGCGCGACACGCCGAGCTTCTCCGTGAGCCGCCGCTCGGACGGCAGCGCCTGTCCGGCCTTCAGCACGCCGTCGACGATCAGTTGCTCGATCCGCTCGGCGACGACATCGGCGACATTGCGCGCCGGCGCTTGTCGAACTTGCGTTTCCATACTGGTATGACCACTTCGGGGGGATATCGCCGATTTTCTCACAAACCCTTGTGTCGATTGGGTTTCCCGTCACCGCAAACCCCACCCGCCAGGCCCACTTCGAAAAACTGGTACGACCACGTTCGCGACGTCTGGACACGCACGGGCCGCCCGCCAAGAATGCCGTTCATCCGGTGCGCCGCGGTTGCCGCGGCCGCCTGCATGGTGGAGACGGAGACACACGATGAGTTTCATCTACGACGAACGGATCGACGGCCCGCTGGCGACTGTCGACCGCGACACGCTCGTCGCCGCGCTCGCTGCGGCGGCGCCCGGCCTCGACGTGCTGCACGAGCGCGAGGCACTGAAGCCGTTCGAATGCGATGGCCTCGCCGCGTACCGCACGGTGCCGCTCGCGGTCGTGCTGCCCGACACGGTCGAGCAGGTGCGCGCGGTGCTGCGCGTCGCGGCCGCGCACGGCGTGCCGGTCGTCGCGCGCGGCGCGGGCACCGGCCTGTCGGGCGGCGCGATGCCGCTCGAAAAAGGCATCCTGCTCGTGATGGCGAAGTTCAACCGGATTCTCGAAATCGACGCCGATGCCGGCATCGCGCGCGTGCAGCCCGGCGTGCGCAACCTCGCGATCTCGCAGGCCGCCGCGCCCTACGACCTCTACTACGCGCCGGACCCGTCGTCGCAGATCGCCTGCTCGATCGGCGGCAACGTCGCCGAAAACGCGGGCGGCGTGCACTGCCTGAAATACGGGCTGACGGTGCACAACATCCTGAAGGTCGAGATCCTGACGATCGACGGCGACTTGCTGACGCTCGGCGCCGACGCGCTCGACGCACCCGGCTTCGACCTGCTCGCGCTGTTCACCGGCTCCGAAGGCATGCTCGGCATCGTCACCGAAGTGACGGTGAAGCTGCTGCCGAAACCGCCGAGCGTGAAGGTGCTGATGGCGAGCTTCGACGACGTCGCCGAAGCCGGCGCGGCGGTCGCGCGGATCATCGGCGCGGGCGTGATCCCGGGCGGGCTCGAGATGATGGACAACCTCGCGATCCGCGCGGCCGAGGACTTCATCCATGCAGGCTATCCGGTCGATGCGCAGGCGATCCTGCTGTGCGAACTCGACGGCGCGGCGACCGATGTCGAAGAAGACGCCGAACGCGTCGCCGCGCTGCTGCGCGACGCCGGCGCGTCGGAGATCCGCGTCGCACGCGACGAGGCCGAGCGGCAGCGCTTCTGGGCCGGCCGCAAGAACGCGTTTCCGGCGGTCGGCCGCATGTCGCCCGACTACTACTGCATGGACGGCACGATCCCGCGCCGCGAGCTGCCGCGCGTGCTCGAAGGGATCGCGGCGTTGTCCGCGCAATACGCGCTGCCGGTCGCGAACGTGTTCCATGCGGGCGACGGCAACATGCATCCGCTGATCCTGTTCGACGCGAATCGTCCCGGCGAACTCGACCGCGCGGAAGCGCTCGGCGGCAAGATCCTCGAGCTGTGCGTCGCGGTGGGCGGCAGCATCACCGGCGAACACGGCGTCGGGCGCGAGAAGATCAACCAGATGTGCGTGCAGTTCAACGCCGACGAAATCACGTTCTTCCACGCGGTGAAGGCCGCGTTCGATCCGCGCCGCCTGCTCAATCCCGGCAAGAACATCCCGACGCTGCACCGTTGCGCCGAATTCGGCGCGATGCACGTCCATCACGGCAAGCTGCCGTTCCCCGACTTGGAGCGCTTCTGATGCGACGCGAACGCGAACCCGAATCGATCGACGACAGCGCGGCGCTCGTCGCGCAGGTCGACGCCGCGATCCACGATCGCCAGCCGCTGCTCATCCGCGGCGCGGGCACGAAGTCCTTTCTCGGCCGCGCCGTCGAAGGCCGCACGCTCGACGTGCGCACGCACCGCGGCATCGTCGCGTACGACCCGACCGAACTCGTGATCACCGCACGCGCAGGCACGCCGCTCGCCGAACTCGACGCGATGCTCGACGCGGCCGGCCAGATGCTGCCGTGCGAGCCGCCCACGTTCGGCGGCGCGGCCACGGTCGGCGGGATGTTCTCGGCCGCGCTGTCGGGGCCGCGCCGCCCGTGGGCGGGCGCGGTGCGCGATTTCGTGCTCGGCTGCCGCGTGATCACCGGCCACGCGAAGCACCTGCGCTTCGGCGGCGAGGTGATGAAGAACGTCGCGGGCTACGACGTATCGCGGCTGCTTGCGGGCAGCTTCGGCTGCCTCGGCGTCGTGACGGAAGTGTCGCTGAAGGTGCTGCCGAAGCCGCGCGCGAGCCGCGATCTCGCATTGCCGCTCACGGCAGCCGAAGCCGTGCAGCGCGTGGCCGGATGGCGTCGCGCGGGGCTGCCGCTCGCGGGCGCGTGCCACGCGGACGGCGTGCTGCGCGTGCGGCTCGAAGGCGGCGAGGGCTCGGTGAAGGTCGCGCACGAAACGATCGGCGGCGAGAACATGGACGATCGCGCCGACGGCTTCTGGGGCCGGCTGCGCGACCTGTCCTTGCCGTTCTTCGACGATCCGCGCCCGCTGTGGCGCGTGTCGGTGCCGGCCGCCGCGCCGCTCGATGCGCTGCCCGGCGCGCTGCTGGTCGACTGGGGCGGCGCGCAGCGCTGGCTGAAGAGCGACGCCGCGCCGGCCGACGTGCAGCGATTCGCCGCGCAGTGGGGCGGCCATGCGAGCTGCTTCACGCCCGGCGCGACGCACGAGCCGTTCCAGCCGCTGCCGGCCGCGCTGCTGCGCGTGCACCGGCAGTTGAAGGCGCAACTCGATCCGCACGCGATCTTCAATCCCGGCCGCCTGTACGCGGACCTCTGACGCCTACCCGACTGCGAACCGCCGATGCAAACCAATCTCAGCGAAGCAAGCAAGGCCCTCGACCGGGCCGATGAAGCGGAAGCGATCCTGCGCGCGTGCGTGCACTGCGGCTTCTGCAACGCGACCTGCCCGACCTATCAGGTGCTCGGCAACGAGCTCGACGGGCCGCGCGGACGCATCTACCTGATCAAGCAAATGCTCGAAGGCGAGCCGTGCGGCGAGCGCACGCAGCAGCATCTCGACCGTTGCCTGACCTGCCGCAACTGCGAAACGACCTGCCCGTCCGGCGTGCGCTATCACACGCTGCTCGACATCGGCCGCGCGGAAGCCGAGAAGCGCGCGCGACGTCCGGCCCGCGAGCGCCTGCTGCGCGCCGGCCTGCGTCACGTCGTACCGCGGCCGGCGACGTTCGCCGCGCTGCTGAAGGCGGGCCGCGCGCTGCGCCCGCTGCTGCCCGGCACGCTGCAGGACAAGATCCCGGCCACCGTGCCGGCGGCCGCGCCGCGCCCGCCGGTGCGCCATGCACGACGCGTGCTGATGCTCGAAGGCTGCGTGCAGCCTTCGCTGTCGCCGAACACCAACGCGGCCGCGGCCCGCGTGCTCGACCGGCTCGGCATCAGCGTGACGCCGGCCCGCGAAGCCGGCTGCTGCGGCGCGACCGAATATCACCTGAACGCGCAGGAGGCCGGGCTCGCACGCGCACGCCGCAACATCGATGCGTGGTGGCCCGCGATCGAGGCCGGCGCGGAAGCGATCGTGCTGACGGCGAGCGGCTGCGGCGCGTTCGTGAAGGAATACGGCGACCTGCTGCGCTCCGACCCCGCGTATGCGGACAAGGCGCGGCGCGTCAGCGCCCTCGCGCGCGACCTCGCCGAAGTGATCGCGGCCGAGCCGCTCGACGCGCTGGCCGACGCAACGCAACGCCGCGTCGCGGTGCACTGCCCGTGCACGCTGCAGCACGCGCAGCGGCTCGGCGGCGCTGTGGAAAGCATCCTGCGGCGGCTCGGCTTCGATCTGACGAATGTCGCCGACGGCCACCTGTGCTGCGGGTCGGCCGGCACCTATTCGCTCACGCAGCCCGAACTCGCGACCCGACTGCGCGACAACAGGCTCGACGCGCTCGAAGCCGCGCGGCCGGACCTGATTGTCACGGCCAACATCGGCTGCCAGACTCACCTGAACGGCGCGGGCCGTACGTCCGTGCGCCACTGGATCGAGCTCGTCGACAACCGATTGGTCAACTGACCGCTGATTCCGGAGGACTTCCATGCAAACGAAACCCGAACTCGAACTCGCGGACGTCGAGCGCATGCTCGCCGCCGCCCGCGCGGAAGCGGAGCACCACGGCTGGGCCGTGTCGATCGCCATCGTCGACGACGGCGGCCACCTGCTCGCGTTCGCGCGTCTCGACGGCGCATCGCCGGCCAGCAGCTACATCGCGCACGACAAGGCGCGCGCGGCGGCGCTCGGCCGGCGTGAGACGAAGGCGTATGAGGATATGATCAACGGTGGCCGCACCGCGTTTCTGAGCGTGCCGCTGACGGGGTTGCTCGAAGGCGGCGTGCCGGTCATGGTGGACGGCCGCATTGCGGGCGCGATCGGTGTGTCTGGCGTAAAGTCCGAACAGGACGCCCAGATCGCCCGCGCCGGCACACAAAGCGTCGCGGCCTGATCCGCGCGCGTTTTTCATTCCCCGGGAGGAATCACGATGATCGACCAAGCAGGACTGCAAGTCGCGCCAGCGCTGAGCCAGTTCATTGAAAACGAAGCATTGCCGGGCACCGGTATCGACAAGGCCGCGTTCTGGAGCGGTTTCTCGGCGCTGGTGCACGACCTCGCGCCGCGCAACCGCGAGTTGCTCGCGGAACGCGACCGCCTCCAGCACGAACTCGACACGTGGCATCGCGCGCATCCCGGCCCGGTGCGCGACCATGCCGCGTTTCGCGCGTTCCTCGAACAAATCGGCTACCTCGTGCCGGTCCCGGCGAACGTCGCGGCAGCCACCGCGAACGTCGACAGCGAGATCGCGACGCAGGCCGGCCCGCAGCTCGTCGTGCCGCTGTCGAACGCGCGCTATGCGCTGAACGCCGCGAACGCACGCTGGGGCAGCCTGTACGACGCGCTGTACGGCACCGATGCGCTGCCAGAGGACGGCGGCGCCGAACGCACGTCGGCCTACAACCCGACACGCGGCCAGCGCGTGATCGACTACGCGCGCAACGTGCTCGACAACGCGGCGCCGCTCGCGAGCGGCTCGCACCGCGACGCGCTGCGCTATCGCGTGGAGGACGGCCAGCTCGCCGTCGAGACGGGCAAGGGCGTCGTGCACCTCGCGCACCCGGCGCAATTCGTCGGCTACCAGGGCGCGGCGGGCGCGCCGTCCGCGATCCTGCTGAAAAACAACGGCCTGCACATCGAGATCCAGATCGACGCGTCGACCCCCATCGGTCGCGCCGATCTCGCGAACGTGAAGGACGTCGTGCTCGAAGCCGCGGTCAGCACGATCATCGACTGCGAGGATTCGGTCGCGGCGGTCGATGCCGAAGACAAGGTCCAGCTGTATCGCAACTGGCTCGGGCTGATGCAGGGCACGCTGGTCGAGGAAGTCGCGAAGGGCGGCAAGACCTTCACGCGCCGCCTGAACGCCGATCGCGAATACACGACGCCGGCCGGCGGCACGCTGTCGCTGCACGGCCGCTCGCTGCTGTTCGTGCGCAACGTCGGCCACCTGATGACCAACGGCGCGGTGCTCGACCGCGACGGCAACGAGATTCCGGAAGGGATTCTCGACGGCGTCGTCACCACGCTGTGCGCGCTGCACGACCTGAAGGCCAAGCGCAATTCGCGCACGGGCTCGATCTACATCGTGAAGCCGAAGATGCACGGCCCCGTCGAAGTCGCGTTCGCCGACACGCTGTTCGCGCGCATCGAGGATCTGTACGGCCTGCCGCGCAACACGCTGAAGATGGGCATCATGGACGAGGAGCGCCGCACCAGCGTGAACCTCGCCGCATGTATCGCGGCCGCCGCCGCGCGCGTCGCGTTCATCAACACCGGCTTCCTCGACCGCACCGGCGACGAGATGCACACCGCGATGGAAGCGGGCCCGATGATCCGCAAGGGCGAGATGAAGTCGTCGGCGTGGATCACCGCATACGAGCGCAACAACGTGCTCGCGGGCCTGTCGGCCGGCTTGCGCGGCCGCGCGCAGATCGGCAAGGGCATGTGGGCGATGCCGGACCTGATGCACGCGATGCTCGAGCAGAAGATCGCGCATCCGCGCGCCGGCGCGAACACCGCGTGGGTGCCGTCACCGACCGCCGCGACGCTGCACGCGCTGCACTACCACCAGGTCGATGTGCAGGCCGTCCAGCAGGAGCTGGAGAAGACGTCCTACGCGAGCGAACGCGACGCGCTGCTCGAAGGGCTGCTGACCGTGCCGGTCGTCGAGCGCGCCGCCTGGAGCGAAAGCGAGATCCTGAGCGAGGTCGAGAACAACGCGCAGGGCATCCTCGGCTACGTGGTGCGCTGGGTCGAACAGGGCGTCGGCTGCTCGAAGGTGCCCGACATCCACGACGTCGGCCTGATGGAAGACCGCGCGACGCTGCGCATCTCGAGCCAGCACATCGCGAACTGGCTGCGCCATGGCGTGATCACCGAGGCGTTCGTGCTCGACGTGTTCAAGCGGATGGCGCGCGTCGTCGACCAGCAGAACGCGGGCGACCCGAACTACCGCCCGATGGCGCCTGACTACGGCCAGTCCACCGCGTTCAAGGCCGCGTGCGCGCTGGCGCTGCAGGGCACGTCGCAGCCGAGCGGTTATACCGAGCCGCTGCTGCATCGGTTCCGGCTCGCGTTCAAGGCGCAACAACAGGGCGCGTGAGCGTTCGCATGCGGGCTTTCCCGCATGCGGCTTCACGACACGGGCGGCCATTTCGGCCGCCCGTTTTCGTATGCGGATTCACGCGGACGCTGAAAACGGATAATCGATCCGTATCGCTCGGCCTTCGGCGCAGAGCCTTGTACTGCAACGCTTGCGCGCACGCTCGGCAAGCGTCGGCCGGCGCGATAATTTGATCCGGATCAATGGCTTGCAACATTTTTCGCGCTCGATAATGCCCGCGCTATACTCGGACCATTGCGCGCCGCGATTCGTCGGATCGTCGAATCGCGGCAGATCTATCTCGCCGGTGCGCCGGTAATCCGGCGGCTTATCCGGCTGCGATGATCGATGATCGCGCCCGCGTTTCCTGTCGGTCGGGCGGAATGCGTATCGGGGGCCGCGTAACGGATCGCCGCCGGCCAATCAATACGAACACACTCGCATCGGCCCGCCGCCCGGCGGCGATGCCCCCTCGATCCACGGACCATGGCAGAAACCGACTACGCAATGCCCAGCGAATCCGGCCTGACGGGCCGTGTCGCCGCTCATCTGCGCCGGCTCCTGCTGCCGCACCTGATCTTCTATTCGGGGCTGCTGCTCGGCCTGCTCCTGCTGCTGCTGTGCGGAATCGTGCTGTACGAGGCACGCATCGACGCGCGCGACCGTGCGCGCATCACGCAGCACAACATCGCGTTGATGGCGTCGTGGGACATCGAGCGCAACATCGAGTTCTTCGCGCTGTCGCTGCAGGCTGTCGTCGAAGGCGAGAACGATCCGGCGGTCGTCGCGCTGCCGATGCCGCTGCGCCGCCAGGTGCTGTTCGATCGCGCGACCACCGCCAAGTATCTCGGCGGCATCTATGTGCTCGACGCGAACGGCGACATTGCGGTCGACGGCAAGAGCGACGTGCCGCGCAAGGCCAATTTCGGCAACGAACGGTATTTCACCGTGCATCGCGACCATCCGGACGTCGGCCTGTACGTCAGCGATCCGTACCATTCGCGGCTGCGCGCCGGCTCGCCGAGCATCGCGCTCAGCCGGCGCATCACGCGCCCCGACGGGTCGTTCGGCGGCGTCGCCGTGATATCGATCCGGCTCGAATATTTCCAGAACCTGTTCTCGCGCCTCTCCCTCGGCGATCGCGGGTCGATGGCGCTGATCAATACGTCCGGGCTGATGCTCGCGCGCCAGCCGTACGAACCGGCGATCGTCGGGCGCAACATCAGCAAGGCCAGCACGTTCCGGCACTTCATGACCGCCAGCGAAGGCAGCTTCTCCGACACCGCGTCGATCGACGGCGTGCGGCGCCTGTACGTGTTCCGGCACCTCGAGAACCTGCCGCTGATCATCATGGTCGCGCGCTCGGAAGCCGACACCTACGCCGCGTGGTACGACCGCGCGATCCCGATCGGCTCGGCGATGGCCGTGCTCGCAATC
Protein-coding sequences here:
- a CDS encoding sensor domain-containing diguanylate cyclase, with protein sequence MAETDYAMPSESGLTGRVAAHLRRLLLPHLIFYSGLLLGLLLLLLCGIVLYEARIDARDRARITQHNIALMASWDIERNIEFFALSLQAVVEGENDPAVVALPMPLRRQVLFDRATTAKYLGGIYVLDANGDIAVDGKSDVPRKANFGNERYFTVHRDHPDVGLYVSDPYHSRLRAGSPSIALSRRITRPDGSFGGVAVISIRLEYFQNLFSRLSLGDRGSMALINTSGLMLARQPYEPAIVGRNISKASTFRHFMTASEGSFSDTASIDGVRRLYVFRHLENLPLIIMVARSEADTYAAWYDRAIPIGSAMAVLAIGFVGLSLLLDVQLRKRHRAETELQALARTDGLTGLDNRRMLDVTLAREWRRAARSQHALSLLFVDVDHFKRYNDTQGHQAGDDALAAVARCIAGCLRRPADYAARYGGEEFVVVLPNVDTNGAVTIAEAIRTGILDLGIRHDTGVSGRLTASIGVTTCYPERDDSIQAALKLADDALYRAKESGRNQVVVLTSSSVERMPRRA